The region TTTCCTCAAATGGCTCACTGTTCACGGTTTACCGACCCCAACTCATTCCCAACTCCACCCCAAACTTCAGGTCCCAGAGATAAAGTACTCCTATGGCAAACTTATTCCTTTCTAGTCGTACGCCTTTGAATAAGCCTCAAGCGACGAATGACAAACCTCCAGATCAGCGCGCTGCCCACCAAAGAACCCGAAACAAGGACCCCAAACGCCCAGGGACTGTGCTCAAAGTAACTGATGACATTCATGCCGTACCAGCCTGCCACGAGCGTTGCTGATGCTAAGCTCAGCATGGCAATTTCGACCTTGGcctccaacatcatgatTTGGTTTCGTCGAACGTCCAGAATCGACTTGATGGTTTCCTCTGTCCGCTGAATATTCTCCACCAAGCTGGCTGCTTCCTGCGCAATGGCATCATTCGCCTTGAAGTACGCCTCCAGCAAGTATTCCACTTCCTGGTGCTCGTGGACCAAGTGTCGCTTCCCTCGCAGCTTGTCAGTGAGATACATCTGCGCCATGTCCGCGTCATCATTGAGGACCTCTTGGATGGCATTGCGTACCAAGCGAGCCCGTTGTTCGATGCGTGCGAGTTTCCGAGAGATGTCCAAGAGTCCACGAAGTGCCGAATAGACAAGCGCGCCTTCTTTATCCGACATTTGTTGATCCAGACTCTTTAACGCCTTGGAAACATCCTGCTTTACGAGTAGGTATTCCGCTTCTAGCGTGGCTGCCACAGATGCGAGGGCAATGTCCAGGGCGCGCAGCTCAAATGAATCGTTTACTTTTTTATCTAAAGCATGCGCTTTGTGTAGCTTGGTCTCGAGATCGTGAGTAAACACGCGACAGGTGATGTTGTCTTCAATGCCGTTGACCTCAAAGAGCACCACCTTGTCCGCTTGCACCAAGAGCCGCAGGTCAAACATGTGAATGAGCAGTGTATTTTCTCTGATGAGAATATGCGGAAATCCATTTGACGGAAGGTCTATGATGCGCAAGTCCCGAGCACTCAGGCCATATTCGTGTGCGATGTTGACCTTGGTTAGATTCTTTTtgagggcggcggcggcgaatGAATCGAACTGGGTAAACTGCATGTTCACATTTCCATTCATTGGGGTTCGAGAGACATTGATTGATAGATCAAATAATTCATTTTTGGCTGTGATTGGGCCATTGGCGCTCGGGTTGATGTTGACAGAGCTGTGTGCTCGTCGAAAGGAAGCGTCGGtatgttgatgaagttgttTGTCTCGGCGCGCGAAATGCGCGAGTGATTGTTGCCATGATCGCGGTCGCAATTGATGAACACACCCAAGTCGACGGGACTGGCTTGTTATTAGTCGACTAAGGTGCATTGATGcgtcttgtccttgaggaGAAGGGCTCAAAATAAATCCATCTGTGATGATGCGCAGGCATGGATGCCGAATCAGCCGTGGCCTTGGCGTCGGAGTTGGAGACGGAGATTGGTGTCAAGGTCGATCAAGTTAAATCTAGTCCAGGCTGTCTCCACGCCACCGTTTACTACAATGTGTGCCTGGTAGCCTTGGAAAACCGCCTATTTTCCCACAATGCGTCTATTATAATTGGTATATGCCAAATGGCGCAGCACTATGCGAGGTACTAAAAGGCGAAACTTGCTGCCATATTGCTAACAGAATAGAAGCATACTGCATAAATGTGATCTAAATAAAGATAATCAATCAGGTTTCAGAATACCTCCCGTGACTCAATGCATAAAGGTACGCTGGTAATTGCCAAGTAAATTGCCGAGTCTGGTAGCTAATTGCCAAGCGTGGAGACATGACCGAGTCGAAATCGCTTGACATCTTCTTGACAAGACGTGTAAGAGGCGGAACCATCCCATACATTGCCATGCCGATATGGTATTGTCAATGGGAAAGGATAACGTGCCAACAAGGAAAATGGTAATGGCTGCTGCGACTCTCTGTGACAACGAGACTATGACAACGCGGAGTCGAAGATATCGAATACAAATTGTAAATAGCTTTATATAAAGAGCTCGTTTCCTCTCAAatagcaccagacctcaatTCAAGCAACAAGTCCGCTGCTAAGTCGTCTCCAAAGCTATCCTGGAGACGAAATCTCTATCTGCAtacacaacatcaacttcttccaactGAAACTAGTTTACATTTTGCTAAAGCCCACACAAACACTTTGTATTACCACTCCTTcatttcttcaacaaaaATGAAGGCCCAGGCTGCCATCATATCTGTCTTTTTTGGCCTAGTCGCTGCTCGCCCTCAGGGAATACAATTCCCCGATGCTAACGATAACGGCGGGTGTGTTCGAGGGAAGGTATTTGCTGGACCTGGAGGAAAGGGGACATACTGCATTGCAGAAAACGGTGATATTCTCAACCTTGATGGGACCTTTGCTGGAACTGGGCAGGGGGCACAGCAATCAGATCGCCAAACCGAGCCAGCAGCGCCTCCTTCGTCGAGGAAGATTAGGTTCCGGGAACCCGCCCCTCCAGGTAGTTGCAAGGAAAACAACGAAATATGCCTGGGGACTCTCGTGTTCTGCATGTCCAAACCAAATGCCCAGTTATGTCTGGATTCACGAGAACCGGCCCCTTTTCCGAGAAAGA is a window of Pochonia chlamydosporia 170 chromosome 5, whole genome shotgun sequence DNA encoding:
- a CDS encoding RNA splicing protein mrs2 (similar to Metarhizium acridum CQMa 102 XP_007813150.1), which produces MNGNVNMQFTQFDSFAAAALKKNLTKVNIAHEYGLSARDLRIIDLPSNGFPHILIRENTLLIHMFDLRLLVQADKVVLFEVNGIEDNITCRVFTHDLETKLHKAHALDKKVNDSFELRALDIALASVAATLEAEYLLVKQDVSKALKSLDQQMSDKEGALVYSALRGLLDISRKLARIEQRARLVRNAIQEVLNDDADMAQMYLTDKLRGKRHLVHEHQEVEYLLEAYFKANDAIAQEAASLVENIQRTEETIKSILDVRRNQIMMLEAKVEIAMLSLASATLVAGWYGMNVISYFEHSPWAFGVLVSGSLVGSALIWRFVIRRLRLIQRRTTRKE